A window from Zingiber officinale cultivar Zhangliang chromosome 7A, Zo_v1.1, whole genome shotgun sequence encodes these proteins:
- the LOC122002380 gene encoding UPF0481 protein At3g47200-like — MVAVFNKEVLSWYLLTLKLNEAVQANLPRSQPSTPGSPSKPPPSPPLCVTRGEPIPEEQQPEEDDKDGEEESTAFAAVAHRQESEWVISIRDKLEQARHEEATVPWARFCIYRVPKSLREGDEEAYVPQVVSIGPYHHGKRRLRDMDRHKWRALHRVLRRTGHDVRLYLDAARALEDRCRACYEGRLALSSDEFVEMLVLDGTFLLELFRGVAVGAGEGFRDLGYDRNDPVFAMRSTMHGIQRDMIMLENQLPLFILDRLLGIQIGRPDQHGLVARLAVRFFDPLMPTDEPLRKADRARIESSTRAAATESFDPLTETGLHCLDIFRRSLLLTGPKPEPRLWIKRWSHTRRVADRRRLQLIHCVTELREAGIKFRKRKTDRFWDIKFADGVLKIPRLLIHDGTKSLFLNLIALEQCHSDCTKDITSYVIFMNNLINSEVDVSYLHYRGIIEHWLGSDRDVADLFNKLCQEVVFDFDDSYLSELSERVNRYYNHRWNTWGASLKHRYFGNPWAIISLIAAVFLLLLTCAQTFYSAYAYYHPP, encoded by the coding sequence ATGGTGGCAGTGTTCAACAAAGAGGTGCTGAGTTGGTACTTGCTCACTCTGAAGCTTAACGAGGCCGTGCAGGCTAACCTCCCCAGGTCGCAACCCAGCACTCCCGGCTCCCCCTCCAAGCCTCCGCCATCGCCGCCGCTCTGCGTCACCCGGGGCGAGCCCATTCCGGAGGAGCAGCAGCCCGAGGAGGAtgacaaggatggagaagaggagAGCACGGCCTTCGCCGCCGTCGCCCATCGGCAGGAGTCCGAGTGGGTCATCTCCATCCGCGACAAGCTGGAGCAGGCGCGGCACGAGGAGGCGACCGTCCCCTGGGCTCGCTTCTGCATTTACCGAGTTCCTAAATCGCTCCGCGAGGGCGACGAGGAGGCGTACGTGCCTCAGGTGGTGTCGATTGGGCCTTACCACCACGGCAAGCGCCGCCTCCGCGACATGGATCGCCACAAGTGGCGCGCTCTCCACCGCGTCCTCCGCCGCACCGGCCACGACGTGCGGCTCTACCTTGACGCCGCGCGCGCGCTCGAGGACCGCTGCCGCGCCTGCTATGAGGGCCGCCTCGCGCTCTCCAGCGACGAGTTCGTGGAGATGCTGGTGCTCGACGGCACCTTCCTGCTGGAGCTCTTCCGCGGCGTGGCGGTCGGCGCCGGCGAGGGCTTCCGCGACCTCGGGTACGACCGCAACGACCCTGTGTTCGCGATGCGCAGCACGATGCACGGCATCCAGCGGGACATGATCATGCTCGAGAACCAGCTGCCTCTTTTCATCCTCGATCGCCTCCTCGGCATCCAGATCGGTCGCCCGGATCAGCACGGCCTCGTCGCCCGCCTCGCCGTCCGCTTCTTCGATCCCCTCATGCCCACTGACGAACCGCTCCGCAAGGCTGACCGCGCGAGGATCGAGTCCTCCACCCGTGCCGCTGCCACCGAGTCCTTCGACCCCCTGACCGAGACAGGGCTCCATTGCCTCGACATCTTCCGGCGGAGCTTGCTCCTCACCGGACCGAAGCCGGAACCGCGCCTCTGGATCAAGCGGTGGTCCCACACCCGGCGAGTGGCCGACCGCCGCCGGCTGCAGCTGATCCACTGTGTGACGGAACTCCGCGAGGCGGGGATCAAGTTCCGGAAGCGGAAGACGGACCGGTTCTGGGACATCAAGTTCGCCGACGGCGTGCTCAAGATCCCGCGGTTGCTGATCCACGACGGAACCAAATCGCTGTTCCTGAACCTGATCGCGCTGGAGCAGTGCCACTCGGACTGCACCAAAGACATCACCTCCTACGTCATCTTCATGAACAACCTGATCAACTCGGAGGTGGACGTAAGCTACCTGCACTACCGGGGGATCATCGAGCACTGGCTGGGCAGCGACCGCGACGTGGCGGACCTGTTCAACAAGCTGTGCCAGGAGGTGGTGTTCGACTTCGACGACAGCTACCTGTCGGAGCTGTCGGAGAGGGTAAACAGGTACTACAATCACCGGTGGAACACTTGGGGGGCGAGCTTAAAGCACAGATACTTCGGGAATCCCTGGGCAATCATCTCCTTGATCGCTGCAGTGTTCTTGCTGCTGCTCACCTGCGCGCAGACTTTCTACTCTGCTTATGCCTACTACCACCCTCCCTGA